A part of Phycisphaerae bacterium genomic DNA contains:
- a CDS encoding sigma-70 family RNA polymerase sigma factor codes for MQHYLKQIDEAPLLTAKEEIELGSIIQKSIRAGELLREGRISLQEKEKLEEEAARARDRMVLSNLRLVVNIAKNYLNRGLSLSDLIEEGNIGLLRAVEGYDPTMETRFSTYASWWIKQAIKRALINSSQPVHIPAYMVAMIADWKKAWAELENQLGRHPSLQEMAEHMKLSERKLRIIRRAVKAFSAPVQPGGAEGSFGLSDILADSRTPSPEAAAFSNADAEVIQRLLEKIDEREATILRMRYGMGEHQAPMTLKDIGAKIGLTRERVRQLEREALKKLREAFNEM; via the coding sequence TTGCAACACTATCTCAAGCAGATCGATGAGGCTCCCCTGCTGACGGCCAAGGAGGAGATCGAACTGGGTTCGATCATCCAGAAATCGATCAGGGCCGGCGAGTTGCTGCGGGAGGGTCGAATCTCGCTCCAGGAGAAGGAAAAACTGGAAGAGGAGGCCGCCCGGGCTCGGGACCGGATGGTCTTGTCCAACCTGCGCCTGGTGGTCAACATCGCCAAGAATTACCTCAATCGCGGGTTGTCGTTGTCGGACCTGATCGAGGAGGGGAACATCGGGCTGCTCAGGGCGGTCGAGGGCTACGATCCGACCATGGAGACCCGCTTCAGCACGTACGCTTCGTGGTGGATCAAGCAGGCCATCAAGCGAGCGTTGATCAACAGCTCCCAACCGGTGCACATTCCGGCCTACATGGTCGCGATGATCGCCGACTGGAAGAAGGCCTGGGCCGAGCTCGAGAACCAGCTTGGCCGGCATCCCTCTCTGCAAGAGATGGCCGAGCACATGAAGCTCTCGGAGCGCAAGCTGCGTATCATTCGCCGCGCGGTCAAGGCCTTCTCGGCACCGGTCCAGCCGGGAGGCGCCGAAGGCTCCTTCGGTCTGTCGGATATTCTCGCCGATTCTCGGACCCCCTCGCCCGAGGCGGCGGCGTTCAGCAACGCCGATGCCGAAGTCATCCAGCGGCTGCTCGAGAAGATCGACGAACGCGAGGCGACCATCCTGCGAATGCGCTACGGGATGGGCGAGCACCAGGCCCCGATGACGCTCAAGGATATCGGGGCGAAGATCGGCCTGACTCGCGAGCGCGTCCGCCAACTCGAACGCGAGGCCCTCAAGAAGTTGCGGGAAGCGTTCAATGAGATGTAG
- a CDS encoding ThuA domain-containing protein, with amino-acid sequence MSAIRVTVWNECWHEYNTEVVPKIYPDGIHGAIAAGLREESGLEVRTATLRDRECGLTDDVLAVTDVLVWWGHMRHHEVPDAVVERVLGRVWNGMGFVALHSAHYSKPFQRLMGTPCGLKWRVDNKKEILWVVDPTHPIAGGIDEKIELPQTEMYGEWFQIPAPDELVFISWFEGGEVFRSGCCWKRGKGRVFYFRPGHETLPIYHNPDVRRVLRNAVRWAAAK; translated from the coding sequence GTGAGCGCCATCCGCGTCACCGTCTGGAACGAGTGCTGGCACGAATACAACACCGAGGTTGTTCCGAAGATCTACCCGGACGGCATCCATGGTGCGATTGCGGCCGGGCTGCGCGAAGAGAGCGGCCTGGAAGTGCGGACGGCCACACTGCGGGATCGGGAATGCGGGTTGACGGACGACGTTCTGGCGGTCACGGACGTACTCGTCTGGTGGGGGCACATGCGACATCACGAAGTGCCGGATGCCGTCGTCGAGAGAGTGCTGGGGCGGGTCTGGAACGGAATGGGGTTTGTCGCGCTGCACTCGGCACACTACTCCAAGCCTTTTCAGCGGCTGATGGGCACTCCGTGCGGGCTCAAGTGGCGGGTGGACAACAAGAAAGAGATCTTGTGGGTGGTCGATCCGACCCACCCGATCGCCGGCGGTATCGACGAGAAGATCGAACTACCCCAGACTGAGATGTACGGCGAGTGGTTTCAGATCCCCGCGCCCGACGAGTTGGTCTTCATCTCGTGGTTCGAGGGCGGCGAGGTGTTTCGCAGCGGTTGCTGCTGGAAGCGAGGCAAAGGCCGGGTCTTCTACTTCCGCCCCGGCCACGAGACCCTGCCGATTTACCACAACCCCGACGTCCGGCGGGTGCTCCGCAATGCCGTCCGCTGGGCGGCGGCCAAGTAG
- a CDS encoding phosphoserine transaminase has product MDKPDKKPSTPNFSSGPTCKRPGWSVHALTGALTGRSHRSKPGKARIQQALELTREVAAIPADYLIGIIPGSDTGAFECAMWSLLGARPVTAMAWESFGEGWVTDINKQLKLNAKVMKAPYGEIPNLAEVDWDTDVVFTWNGTTSGVKMPDDAAPPVDRKGLALCDATSAVFAMPVPWERLDAITWSWQKCLGGEAAHGMLVLSPRAVERLESYSPPWPMPKIFRLTKGGKLSAGIFQGDTINTPSMLCVEDYIDGLNFARNLSFGGRTGLQACFAKSQANLEAVAEFVGRHDWIDFLPVKPEIRSCTSICLKITAEWFRKLSPEDQAAWCKKVVSALDSEGVAKDFGAYRDAPPGFRFWGGPTVEPADMAIALEWLAWAYDANKK; this is encoded by the coding sequence GTGGACAAACCTGACAAAAAACCGAGTACACCGAATTTCAGCTCCGGTCCCACCTGCAAGCGTCCGGGTTGGAGCGTCCATGCTCTTACGGGGGCCCTGACGGGCCGCTCTCATCGCTCGAAGCCCGGCAAAGCCCGTATTCAACAGGCTCTTGAGCTGACCCGGGAGGTGGCGGCCATCCCGGCCGATTATCTGATCGGGATTATCCCAGGGAGCGACACGGGCGCGTTTGAATGCGCCATGTGGAGCCTGCTGGGGGCCAGGCCGGTCACAGCCATGGCCTGGGAGAGCTTCGGCGAGGGCTGGGTGACGGACATCAACAAGCAGCTCAAGCTGAACGCCAAGGTCATGAAGGCTCCTTACGGCGAGATTCCCAACCTCGCGGAGGTTGACTGGGATACCGATGTGGTCTTCACCTGGAACGGTACCACCAGCGGTGTGAAGATGCCTGATGACGCGGCCCCACCGGTCGATCGCAAGGGCCTGGCCCTATGTGACGCCACCAGCGCGGTCTTCGCGATGCCCGTACCTTGGGAGCGGCTGGATGCGATCACCTGGTCGTGGCAGAAATGCCTCGGCGGGGAGGCGGCCCACGGCATGCTCGTACTCTCTCCCCGAGCGGTCGAACGGCTGGAGTCCTATTCGCCCCCGTGGCCGATGCCCAAGATTTTCCGCCTCACCAAGGGCGGCAAACTGAGCGCCGGCATTTTCCAGGGCGACACGATCAACACTCCGTCGATGCTCTGTGTCGAGGACTACATTGACGGTCTCAACTTTGCCAGGAACCTCAGCTTCGGAGGTAGGACCGGCTTGCAGGCCTGCTTTGCCAAGAGCCAGGCCAATCTGGAGGCGGTCGCAGAATTCGTGGGCAGGCATGACTGGATTGACTTCCTGCCGGTCAAGCCCGAGATCCGAAGCTGTACCTCGATTTGCCTCAAGATCACGGCCGAGTGGTTCAGGAAGCTCAGTCCCGAGGATCAGGCCGCGTGGTGCAAGAAGGTGGTCTCGGCGCTCGACAGCGAAGGGGTCGCCAAGGATTTCGGTGCCTACCGGGATGCGCCTCCGGGCTTCCGCTTCTGGGGCGGCCCAACCGTTGAGCCGGCCGACATGGCCATCGCCCTCGAGTGGCTGGCCTGGGCCTACGACGCGAACAAGAAGTAG
- a CDS encoding type II toxin-antitoxin system RelE/ParE family toxin: protein MDHEVVWLKAALDDLDDIAEYVAADSPAYASVVVSKMLAQARELAGFPQLGRCVPEWNRPDVRERIVYGYRLIYRIVGDLVIILAVIHGSRRLLDNLQDRPH from the coding sequence GTGGATCACGAAGTAGTCTGGCTCAAAGCGGCCCTTGACGATCTTGATGATATCGCCGAGTACGTTGCTGCGGACTCACCCGCATACGCCTCCGTGGTCGTGTCCAAGATGCTTGCTCAAGCAAGGGAATTGGCTGGCTTCCCGCAACTGGGCCGTTGTGTTCCCGAGTGGAACAGGCCGGACGTACGCGAACGTATCGTGTACGGATACAGGCTCATCTACCGAATCGTCGGCGACCTGGTCATCATTCTGGCGGTGATTCACGGTTCGCGCCGTCTGTTAGACAATCTGCAGGACCGACCTCATTAG